Proteins encoded within one genomic window of Pararhizobium capsulatum DSM 1112:
- a CDS encoding MarR family winged helix-turn-helix transcriptional regulator, with protein MSVKLESDTIGMLLTDVSRLLRGAFDRRINASGVELTPGEARTLIQVALAGGIKQADIAIKLGIEPMTLSTYLDRLEALELVQRVPDPGDRRAKNVVITDTADLALTAIRTEVRELMEQVTVGLEPAAREMLRSSLQMLRDNLQQIDRGTLDKNPAGKNPAP; from the coding sequence ATGTCCGTAAAACTTGAGTCCGATACGATCGGCATGCTGCTGACAGATGTTTCCCGTCTCCTGCGCGGCGCCTTCGATCGGCGCATCAACGCCTCCGGGGTCGAACTCACGCCCGGAGAGGCGCGCACGCTGATCCAGGTGGCGCTCGCCGGTGGCATCAAGCAGGCCGATATCGCCATCAAGCTCGGCATCGAGCCGATGACGCTTTCCACCTATCTCGACCGCCTTGAAGCGCTGGAACTGGTCCAGCGTGTGCCTGATCCCGGCGACCGGCGAGCGAAAAACGTTGTTATCACCGACACCGCGGATCTCGCCCTGACGGCAATCCGAACGGAAGTCCGCGAACTGATGGAGCAGGTTACGGTTGGACTTGAACCGGCGGCCCGCGAAATGCTGCGTTCAAGCCTCCAGATGCTTCGCGACAATCTGCAGCAGATCGATCGCGGTACCCTCGATAAAAATCCAGCCGGAAAGAATCCGGCGCCATGA
- a CDS encoding LysE family translocator codes for MSQTLLFGTFLAALFYVLIPGPAFLALLGIGAGQGRKAGALFMGGHLAGDLLWSTLALIAIVGAKTIGSTVFDILGLLCGLYLGWIAWTALKAKPRGENQLLLTVERPLRRGLVFGLTNPKGYPVALATFTALLAGSANALDFDALPALLAVSFLGFLVADIILIGIIGASFVRRFYRRHELAIVRLSGVLFMGFAVQAIWHAAPGLLGMRKP; via the coding sequence ATGTCTCAAACTCTGCTCTTCGGTACGTTTCTCGCGGCCCTTTTCTACGTGCTCATTCCCGGTCCCGCCTTCCTGGCACTTCTCGGTATCGGCGCAGGTCAGGGGCGGAAGGCAGGCGCGTTGTTCATGGGCGGACACCTCGCCGGCGATCTTCTCTGGTCGACGCTTGCGCTGATCGCCATTGTTGGCGCCAAGACCATCGGAAGCACGGTTTTCGACATCCTCGGCCTGCTCTGTGGCCTCTATCTCGGCTGGATCGCCTGGACGGCGTTGAAGGCAAAACCGCGCGGTGAAAATCAGCTGCTGTTGACGGTGGAACGCCCTCTTCGTCGCGGGCTGGTCTTCGGGCTCACCAATCCCAAGGGCTATCCGGTGGCGCTTGCTACCTTCACGGCATTGCTCGCGGGCTCCGCCAACGCGCTCGATTTCGATGCGTTGCCGGCTTTGCTCGCTGTTTCCTTCCTCGGCTTTCTTGTCGCCGACATCATTCTGATCGGTATCATCGGCGCGTCCTTCGTCCGCCGTTTCTATCGCCGTCATGAACTGGCGATCGTACGGCTCTCAGGCGTGCTGTTCATGGGCTTTGCCGTACAGGCAATCTGGCATGCCGCGCCCGGCCTACTCGGTATGCGCAAGCCTTGA
- a CDS encoding M3 family metallopeptidase, producing the protein MTSETTLNPALTDWNGLNGLPRFEAVSDDDFAPAFEAALKEHEAEIDAIASNPDAPTFENTVIALEIAGDSLSRVSALFWNRAGAHTNDAIQALEREIAPKMSRHYSKIGMNATLFQRIDTLWENRETLGLNTEATRVLERHWKGFVKSGAKLPTDEQERLAAINEKLAALGASFGQNVLADEKSWSLILSDEAELTGLPPFLTDAMASAARERGEEGKYAVTLSRSIIEPFLTFSENRELREQAFKAWAARGENGGDTDNREIVRETLALRSDMAKLLGYGNYAELKLDNTMAKTADAVNDLLKAVWAKALKRAGEEEADIAELIAREGKNHEVMPWDWRHYAEKIRAEKFDFSEAELKPYLQLEKIIDACFDVASRLFGIRAVEKKGVPAYHPDVRVFEIRDRDDKLIALFLGDYFARSSKRSGAWMSAFQSQHKLPLKNGRHGELPIIYNVCNFAKPAEGKPALLSLDDARTLFHEFGHALHGMLSNVTYPSVSGTSVSRDFVELPSQLYEHWLTVPDILKQYAVHVETGAPMPQTLLDKVLAARTFNAGFNTVEFTSSALVDMTFHTREAVEDPMTVQAEILGEIGMPKSIVMRHATPHFQHIFSGGYSAGYYSYMWSEVLDADAFSAFEETGDAFNGETARKLKDNIYSVGGAIDPEDAYRAFRGKLPSPEAMLRKKGLAATEELSGSDA; encoded by the coding sequence ATGACCTCCGAGACGACGCTGAACCCGGCCCTGACTGACTGGAACGGGCTGAACGGCCTTCCGCGTTTCGAGGCTGTCTCCGATGATGATTTTGCGCCCGCCTTCGAGGCAGCGTTGAAGGAGCATGAGGCGGAAATTGATGCTATCGCCAGCAATCCCGATGCTCCGACCTTCGAAAACACCGTCATTGCGCTGGAGATCGCCGGCGATAGCCTCTCGCGTGTCTCTGCCCTGTTCTGGAACCGGGCCGGCGCGCATACCAATGATGCCATCCAGGCGCTCGAGCGCGAGATCGCTCCGAAGATGTCGCGCCATTATTCGAAGATCGGCATGAATGCCACGCTTTTCCAGCGCATCGACACCCTCTGGGAAAATCGCGAGACGCTCGGTCTCAATACCGAGGCAACGCGCGTGCTGGAACGCCATTGGAAGGGTTTCGTGAAATCGGGTGCCAAGCTGCCGACGGATGAGCAGGAGCGGCTTGCGGCCATCAACGAGAAGCTTGCCGCTCTCGGCGCAAGTTTCGGCCAGAATGTATTGGCGGATGAGAAGAGCTGGTCGCTGATCCTCTCCGACGAAGCCGAGCTTACCGGCCTGCCGCCTTTCCTAACGGATGCCATGGCGTCCGCTGCCCGCGAGCGCGGCGAGGAAGGCAAATATGCCGTCACCCTGTCGCGCTCGATCATCGAACCGTTCCTCACTTTCTCGGAAAATCGCGAGCTGCGCGAGCAGGCGTTCAAGGCCTGGGCGGCGCGCGGCGAAAATGGCGGTGACACCGACAACAGGGAGATCGTGCGCGAAACACTGGCACTGCGCAGCGACATGGCCAAGCTGCTTGGATACGGTAATTACGCTGAACTGAAGCTCGACAACACCATGGCAAAGACGGCCGATGCCGTGAACGATCTTCTGAAGGCCGTCTGGGCGAAGGCCTTGAAGCGAGCCGGGGAAGAAGAGGCCGATATCGCCGAACTGATAGCTCGCGAAGGCAAGAACCATGAGGTCATGCCCTGGGACTGGCGTCACTATGCCGAAAAGATCCGGGCCGAGAAATTCGATTTCTCCGAAGCCGAGTTGAAGCCCTATCTGCAGCTCGAAAAGATCATCGACGCCTGCTTCGATGTCGCCAGCCGCCTCTTCGGCATTCGCGCCGTCGAGAAGAAGGGCGTTCCCGCCTATCATCCCGACGTACGCGTCTTTGAAATCCGCGATCGCGACGACAAGCTCATTGCTCTCTTCCTCGGCGATTATTTCGCCCGTTCTTCGAAGCGCTCCGGCGCCTGGATGAGCGCCTTCCAGTCGCAGCACAAATTGCCCCTGAAAAACGGTAGGCACGGCGAACTGCCGATCATCTACAACGTCTGCAACTTCGCAAAACCTGCCGAAGGAAAGCCGGCGCTGCTGTCGCTCGACGATGCCCGCACGCTGTTCCATGAATTTGGCCATGCCCTGCATGGCATGCTGTCAAACGTGACCTATCCATCCGTCTCCGGCACCAGCGTCTCGCGCGACTTCGTGGAGTTGCCCTCGCAGCTCTATGAACACTGGCTAACGGTGCCTGATATCCTCAAGCAATATGCCGTGCATGTCGAAACCGGTGCACCGATGCCACAAACCCTGCTCGATAAGGTTCTCGCCGCCCGCACCTTCAATGCCGGCTTCAACACTGTCGAGTTCACCTCTTCCGCGCTGGTCGACATGACCTTCCACACCCGCGAAGCTGTCGAGGACCCAATGACTGTGCAGGCGGAGATCCTTGGCGAAATCGGCATGCCGAAATCGATCGTCATGCGCCATGCGACACCGCACTTTCAGCACATCTTCTCCGGCGGCTATTCGGCCGGATATTACTCCTACATGTGGTCCGAGGTGCTCGATGCCGATGCCTTCTCCGCCTTTGAGGAGACGGGTGACGCCTTCAACGGCGAAACGGCGAGGAAGCTCAAGGACAACATCTATTCCGTCGGTGGCGCCATCGATCCGGAAGATGCGTATCGCGCCTTCCGGGGTAAGCTGCCAAGCCCGGAGGCGATGCTGCGCAAGAAGGGGCTTGCTGCGACGGAGGAACTTTCCGGCTCGGACGCTTGA
- the typA gene encoding translational GTPase TypA yields MKMRNIAIIAHVDHGKTTLVDELLKQSGSFRDNQRTTERMMDSNDLEKERGITILAKATSIEWKGVRINIVDTPGHADFGGEVERILSMVDGAIVLVDSSEGPMPQTKFVVSKALKVGLRPIVAINKIDRPDGRHEEVINEVFDLFANLDATDEQLDFPILYGSGRNGWMNLNPEGPKEEGLAPLLDLVLKHVPEPSVGEEDGAFRMIGTILEANPFLGRIITGRIHSGSIKPNQAVKVLGQDGKLIENGRISKILAFRGIERTPIEEAHAGDIVAIAGLSKGTVADTFCDPSVTEALHAQPIDPPTVTMSFIVNDSPLAGTEGDKVTSRVIRDRLFKEAEGNVALKIEEAEGKDSFYVSGRGELQLAVLIETMRREGFELAVSRPRVVMHKDEATGQMLEPIEEVVIDVDEEYSGVVVQKMSERKAEMAELRPSGGNRVRLKFFAPTRGLIGYQSELLTDTRGTAIMNRLFHEYQPYKGDIGGRVQGVLLSNDAGESVAYAMFNLEDRGPMIIDVGEKVYAGMIIGIHTRDNDLEVNVLKGKKLTNMRASGKDEAVKLTPPIRMTLDRALSWIQDDELVEVTPKNIRLRKMYLDSNDRKRFEKSRSAGAA; encoded by the coding sequence ATGAAAATGCGCAACATCGCGATCATCGCACACGTTGACCATGGGAAAACCACGCTTGTCGACGAACTTCTGAAGCAGTCGGGTTCTTTCCGCGACAACCAGCGCACGACCGAGCGCATGATGGACAGCAACGATCTTGAAAAAGAGCGCGGCATCACCATCCTGGCGAAGGCCACCTCGATCGAGTGGAAGGGCGTCCGCATCAACATCGTCGACACCCCCGGCCACGCCGACTTCGGTGGTGAAGTCGAGCGCATCCTGTCGATGGTGGACGGCGCGATCGTTCTGGTCGACTCGTCTGAAGGCCCGATGCCGCAGACCAAGTTCGTCGTCTCCAAGGCGCTGAAGGTCGGCCTTCGCCCGATCGTCGCGATCAACAAGATCGACCGTCCGGACGGCCGGCACGAGGAAGTCATCAACGAGGTTTTCGACCTCTTCGCAAACCTTGATGCGACCGATGAACAGCTCGACTTCCCGATCCTCTACGGTTCGGGCCGCAATGGCTGGATGAACCTCAATCCGGAAGGCCCGAAGGAAGAAGGCCTTGCGCCGCTTCTCGACCTCGTCCTCAAGCACGTTCCGGAGCCGAGCGTCGGCGAAGAAGACGGTGCGTTCCGCATGATCGGCACGATCCTGGAAGCCAACCCCTTCCTCGGCCGCATCATCACCGGCCGCATTCATTCCGGTTCGATCAAGCCGAACCAGGCCGTCAAGGTTCTCGGCCAGGACGGCAAGCTGATCGAAAACGGCCGTATTTCGAAAATCCTCGCCTTCCGCGGTATCGAGCGTACGCCGATTGAAGAAGCCCATGCGGGCGACATCGTCGCGATCGCCGGCCTGTCCAAGGGCACGGTCGCTGACACGTTCTGCGATCCTTCGGTCACCGAGGCACTGCACGCGCAGCCGATTGACCCGCCGACCGTCACCATGTCCTTCATCGTCAACGACAGCCCGCTTGCCGGCACCGAAGGCGACAAGGTTACATCCCGTGTCATCCGCGACCGTCTGTTCAAGGAAGCCGAAGGCAACGTCGCGCTGAAGATTGAAGAAGCCGAAGGCAAGGATTCGTTCTACGTTTCCGGCCGTGGTGAATTGCAGCTGGCCGTTCTGATCGAAACCATGCGCCGCGAAGGCTTCGAGCTTGCCGTGTCGCGTCCGCGCGTCGTTATGCACAAGGATGAGGCGACCGGCCAGATGCTGGAGCCGATCGAGGAAGTCGTCATCGACGTGGATGAAGAATATTCCGGCGTCGTCGTCCAGAAAATGTCCGAGCGCAAGGCCGAAATGGCCGAGCTTCGTCCGTCCGGCGGCAACCGCGTCCGCCTGAAGTTCTTCGCTCCGACCCGCGGCCTCATCGGCTACCAGTCGGAACTTCTGACCGATACGCGCGGCACGGCGATCATGAACCGCCTGTTCCACGAATATCAGCCGTACAAGGGCGATATCGGTGGCCGCGTTCAGGGCGTTCTGCTCTCCAACGACGCCGGCGAGTCCGTCGCCTACGCCATGTTCAACCTGGAAGACCGCGGCCCGATGATCATCGACGTCGGCGAAAAGGTCTATGCGGGCATGATCATCGGCATCCACACCCGCGACAACGACCTCGAAGTGAATGTGCTGAAGGGCAAGAAGCTCACCAACATGCGCGCCTCCGGTAAGGACGAAGCCGTCAAGCTGACGCCGCCGATCCGCATGACGCTCGACCGGGCGCTGTCCTGGATCCAGGACGACGAACTGGTTGAAGTGACGCCGAAAAACATCCGCCTGCGCAAGATGTATCTCGACAGCAACGACCGCAAGCGTTTCGAAAAGTCCCGCTCTGCTGGCGCTGCATAA
- the gfa gene encoding S-(hydroxymethyl)glutathione synthase — protein sequence MAATVSLHPLLDQGLPKGRAGFSGSILVCACADKPVKVKVEGDVAHNHACGCTKCWKPSGATFSVVAVVPHDKITVLENGDKLEIVDKSALIQRHACTGCGVHMYGPVEREHPFQGLDFIHPERFEDDGWAPPGFAAFVSSIIESGTNPDDMPAIRARLSELGLTPSDCLNSALMDYIATWTAKKSGVLKS from the coding sequence ATGGCAGCCACAGTTTCTTTGCATCCATTGCTCGATCAAGGCCTGCCGAAGGGCCGAGCGGGTTTCTCCGGCAGTATCCTCGTATGCGCCTGTGCGGACAAACCTGTGAAGGTAAAAGTCGAAGGCGATGTTGCGCACAATCATGCCTGCGGTTGCACCAAATGCTGGAAACCGTCGGGCGCGACGTTTTCAGTCGTTGCCGTGGTTCCGCATGACAAGATCACCGTTCTCGAAAACGGTGACAAGCTTGAGATCGTCGATAAATCCGCGTTGATACAGCGACACGCATGCACAGGCTGCGGCGTGCATATGTATGGTCCGGTGGAGCGCGAGCATCCGTTTCAGGGGCTCGACTTCATCCACCCAGAACGCTTCGAGGATGACGGCTGGGCGCCTCCCGGTTTCGCTGCCTTCGTCTCGTCCATTATCGAATCGGGCACCAATCCCGACGACATGCCGGCCATTCGGGCGCGACTGAGTGAGCTGGGCCTGACCCCGTCGGACTGCCTGAACAGCGCCCTGATGGACTATATCGCTACCTGGACAGCGAAGAAAAGCGGCGTCCTGAAATCCTGA
- a CDS encoding CarD family transcriptional regulator codes for MTTQQKKSSTRHGFKTGESIVYPAHGVGQIVAIEEQVVAGMSLELFVIDFEKDKMRLKVPVAKAVSIGMRKLCETDFVERALKVVQGRARVKRTMWSRRAQEYDAKINSGDLIAIAEVVRDLYRAENQPEQSYSERQLYEAALDRMAREIAAVNKMSETEAVRLVETNLAKGPKRGKAVEEDESQDEAA; via the coding sequence ATGACGACCCAGCAGAAAAAATCTTCAACCCGCCACGGCTTTAAGACCGGTGAATCGATCGTTTATCCGGCGCACGGCGTCGGCCAGATCGTTGCTATCGAGGAGCAGGTGGTCGCGGGCATGTCGCTCGAACTGTTTGTGATCGATTTCGAAAAGGACAAGATGCGTCTCAAGGTGCCGGTTGCCAAAGCCGTCAGCATTGGCATGCGCAAGCTTTGCGAGACCGATTTCGTCGAGCGTGCATTGAAGGTCGTTCAGGGCCGGGCTCGCGTGAAGCGCACCATGTGGTCGCGCCGTGCGCAGGAATATGATGCAAAGATCAATTCCGGCGACCTGATCGCCATCGCCGAAGTGGTTCGCGACCTGTATCGCGCTGAAAACCAGCCGGAGCAGTCCTATTCCGAACGTCAGCTTTATGAAGCTGCACTTGATCGCATGGCGCGCGAAATCGCCGCCGTCAACAAGATGTCGGAAACCGAGGCCGTTCGCCTTGTAGAGACCAATCTGGCCAAGGGTCCGAAGCGCGGCAAGGCCGTTGAAGAAGACGAATCCCAGGACGAAGCCGCGTAA
- the fdxA gene encoding ferredoxin FdxA, with product MTYVVTDNCIRCKYTDCVEVCPVDCFYEGENFLVIHPDECIDCGVCEPECPAGAIKPDTEPGLDMWLKVNSDFATQWPNITIKRDAMPEANEMDGEEGKYEKYFSPNPGQGD from the coding sequence ATGACGTATGTCGTGACCGACAACTGCATTCGCTGTAAATATACCGATTGTGTGGAAGTGTGCCCGGTAGACTGCTTCTACGAAGGTGAGAACTTCCTCGTCATTCATCCCGACGAATGCATCGACTGCGGCGTCTGTGAGCCGGAATGTCCGGCAGGTGCCATCAAGCCCGATACTGAGCCGGGCCTTGATATGTGGCTGAAAGTGAACTCGGATTTCGCGACCCAGTGGCCCAACATCACCATCAAGCGCGATGCGATGCCGGAAGCCAATGAGATGGATGGCGAAGAAGGAAAGTACGAAAAGTACTTCTCTCCCAACCCTGGACAGGGCGACTGA
- a CDS encoding RNA-binding S4 domain-containing protein has translation MAEKQPPPATRQRLDKWLFFTRLHKSRSIAQKAIESGDVRVNGQRITQPSFSLKPGDIVVVSFDRRDVTVRVLLAGERRGPYEEAKLLYDDLTPPPVPGEKPSAYAQATRERGAGRPTKKERREVDRLKPGIDWVDD, from the coding sequence ATGGCGGAAAAACAGCCCCCGCCGGCAACACGCCAGCGTCTCGACAAATGGCTGTTTTTTACGCGCCTTCATAAATCTCGCTCGATCGCCCAGAAAGCGATCGAGTCCGGCGATGTTCGTGTCAACGGCCAGCGGATCACGCAACCTTCCTTTTCCCTGAAGCCCGGCGATATCGTGGTTGTGTCGTTTGATCGACGCGATGTGACGGTGCGCGTGCTTTTGGCCGGAGAACGTCGCGGACCTTATGAAGAAGCCAAACTGCTCTACGACGATCTGACGCCTCCGCCAGTGCCTGGTGAAAAACCGTCAGCCTATGCCCAGGCAACGCGTGAGCGTGGAGCCGGCCGGCCGACCAAGAAGGAACGGCGTGAAGTCGATAGATTGAAACCCGGCATCGATTGGGTCGACGATTAG